From the Hoplias malabaricus isolate fHopMal1 chromosome 6, fHopMal1.hap1, whole genome shotgun sequence genome, the window gttggctagaagAGAGTAAAGGCCCTGAGCATTGGAATGGGTTCTCTGAAGATACAGAGGCCTTCACAAAGACTCTTTTAGCtgccatcaaatgctcacagaaatgttctactatacagtgtaaagcctttccagatgAATAGAAGCTGGGTTTTGTCAGGTAGTGCTGTTGCTCCATAATTGAGCATCCTTTTCCccacaatgtgaagtaaacactCATCAAGGTTTTGGCcacctttaaaatcactgtccaaCATTTTGGCTGGAAATGCTCCCTCTCTTAATTCCCCGACACTCACCTTATCTGACGTTCTGCACAAGCGCCATCATCTCACACCTTTCTGATTACTCTGCATAAATAACCCCTAGACCGAGACCCCTTATCAGCGCAGACTCTCTCAAAGGCCTaatacagacagaaaaaaagagggaaTGAACTACTCTCTTAaatcaccacacactcactcacagagacacacacacacaggaaatcgCGCAGGTCAACTCTAGTTCCATATTTCATATCCTATATCATATTACAGCAACTGACCGGCTCAAGAACAAACCCCATCCTGAATGACCCCCTTATGACTCTTTTAGGTCTTTTTTGGTCACCTTGGTGGTCAGTGATGCCCAGGGTCCTGTGActactttttaacattgtgatGCTTAACATTCCTCTAAAAGCTGCTCCTAACACACATTTAGAGTTTCGTTTACAAATGTTGTCTCTAAAGAACCAGCCACTGAATGTTTCTTTAGTGAACCAAAACTTGTTCTTCTGAAGTGGACGTCTTTAAGACCTAAAGGTTTCATTTCCATGAACCATTAATGGCAATAATATGGAGTTGGTTCTCCTTGGAGTTGCAGCTCTAACAGCAGGTTTGACACACTACAGTTATTGAACAACATTAAAACACTGTgcaccacagcaactcagccacaaagtggcagaTCATGCAAAGTTACAGAATGCTGAGGTGCACAGTGTGTTAAAGTACCTTGCCTGAATTTTGTGAAGTTTTTAGACCCATAGCATGGCTATGTACTTGATTTTATTCACCTGTGGCAATGGGACTGAATTAAACGCTTAAATTCAATGATTAAGTGGACTGTAccaatacttttgtccatatagtgtatCTCTGAGGAACCTCTATCGCCACATGTTTAAGTTTTCAAAACATGACCTGACTTATAACTCAGGTAAAGCTTCAGTTTTATGGCAGAGGCTCCAGAGGAAGGGTCTCCCTCTTCCATGGGAACAGGCAGCTATTTGCGCTAatttgcaaaagaaaggagccTCGAGTATTGGTCACTGTTGGGGGAATGTTATATTTGGTCTCCAACACTGGCCGTTTAAGTAACAGAAGTCTCATTACTTAGCCTTCAGTGTGCTGGGAAACCGAGCAAACAGGACGGGGTGACCCTTTGTCAAGAGGCTCTCCTCTTCGGGACATCATTAAGCAGCCCAGAGATCAAATGGCAGAACCAGCGTTTGGAGGACTGATGGACCTCTCCtgctctttcattctctctttcactcagcTGGGCTTAGGCTGGGCTCAGAGAATGGATTCGGTCCACACCTAAGGACATGAAAGCTGAGGTGAATTGACTGACTTTATTGAAACAGCAGGACCAGGCCTGTTGGACCCGTGCCATAAAGGAACTGCCGTTGTTGCTGGGAATGGGATTTCCAGAGTGAATACCATccacgcgaccctgaaccgCTGTCCGTCAAAACTCATTAGGCTTATAGGCTGGACGACTCCTTCGCTGGGTCTTAATCCCTAGCAAGGTTATAAATGACCTTGGACACTGTCCCTTTGTGCATCAGACATGAAATCTTGTGAGATTTGTCCAGGTGCTTGGACCCCCGTGATTGCTACATTTTGACTTTGAGCTATGGACACTCAAAGGCCAGTGCTTGACCCAGCAATGTTCAACTTTGTCAGTGATATAAACTGTGCAGACACGACGGCGAGAGATGTGTTCGGACCCGCAGAAGGCCTGGATGCCCCGCATTCCTACCACTTGGACCACCTGGACCACCTGAACCACCTCAGCCTGCAAGGATCACACCGAGACCTGAGCTCCGGCGCCGTAACTCAAACCCTCGACTTCAGTCCCGACCCAGCGACCGTCTACGGTGGGCTTCCCCGCGGTGGGAGAGCGAAGAGGAAACGCGTGATCTCCAACGTCCAGCGGCAGGCCGCCAACATCCGGGAACGCAAGCGCATGTTCAGCCTGAACGAGGCGTTTGACGCGCTGCGCAAGAAAGTGCCGACCTTCGCGTACGAGAAGAGACTCTCCAGGATAGAGACGCTGAAACTCGCCATCGTCTACATCTCCTTCATGACCGAGTTACTGGAGAAGTAGCAGCGGAGGGGCACTGCCAAGAAACGGGCATTTTGAGAACCGagagtttattttaattaaaacataacAAGGAAAAGTGAATCTGCTCAGACACTGACCTTTAAAAGAGCTTCAGGAAAATGGCGAAGAAGCGTGgtgcttttattattaatttaatttgaatgattattattttacccAGCCGTGTAGGATCAAATTACTATTCCATCCGTTTAAATGAGAACAAACTTCAATAGAGGGAGAAAAAGcagctgtttattattattattattattattattattattattattattattcaggaATAAAACACCGTTttacgtcttttttttttacattttttattcatatccGGCTTTTAAAAGCGCATTAAGAGAAAATGATTAAATCCTTCTCTTGATGTAATGAATCCAATCTGACGATGTTGAGGTCAGGGCTATAGGAGGCAGTACATTACTCGGAGACCCCCTGAAagtttagttttttaaataatgtcatCAGAATTAACAGAAAACAGAATGCAGTTAATGACTTTGGAGTGTAAAAAAAGTcaaggtggtctctgacttttgcacactaggatgataaaaaatataataataataacagtaataatcattattattgttgttctgattattattattgtagttgtgtgtttaattaacatatttaaaaaatatgttgttataattatgtatattaaaattttatttttaataataataataataataataaattattagttttcatttctaaaatattcaaatgcatcACACGCTCTTTATGTctgatttattttcttaaacactCATAATgtctaaactaaaaaaaatggaAAGTTAATAAACCCGAGAATTCCACTGTGACCTGATGGACCTGTAACACCTGGATCCAGATGTTAGATGCCCTCGCCACACCTGTGCTCAGGTGTATTAGACCTGCTCCAGGACCAAGGACAGCTCCGTGTTACAGCAGGTAACTGCACCTTTCACAGACCGGACACCTTACTCTTTCATGTTTActgtttattgtttactgtTTCGCTAACTTTCAAATTTAAAAGCTTTGACGACCACCCTTTGTTTATGACGTATTAGGTGCATTTGTAATTTACAGGTTttagaaaagaagagagaagagtaaaataaatgaaaaacattattgAAAACATTTAACCATTCGTTCAAACATACAGAGAAATCTGAAGGGAACGGACACAAAATCAGAGAGCAGTGGGCTGCCCGCCCCTGAGCCCAGacctcatcatcatcaaatGGACGGTGCGGTGAACATTTGGAGGTGCGGAGAACTCTCCCTGGGAAGTGAAGGCTGGAATTAAGGCAGAGGGGGTCGCAGGGTGAAGACTGGGGCTATATTTAGTTACTGAGCATTCTCGGTGATTtcctggtatttttttttttcttcctgaaactgaaaaatgaaaagttaatggctgttttgactggaactGGAATAAACGAAGGGTGGTCTTCGTGCAGAATACACTACGCTGTAAATTGTGGGCGTTACTTTGTATGAAGTGGTCAGTATGACGCAGATGACGGAGACGGGGATTATTATTTCGTGTTGAATCACCATAACTTTCAGCGCTGCGCCTCCCAGTGGAAGCTTAAAGAAGCGCGAGTGCACAGCGGGGTCCCAGTTTCAGCTGTTTGTCTTTAGCCTCACGTTTGGTTCGTCAGAGAACTCAGCGCCAAATCTGACCCACGTTTCAGCCCTCACCACAGCGCATAAACACAGAGGAGTGTCCAGACTAAACAGACTTGTTCTGAGGCTAATTCAATAATAGACTGGAAATCTGAATTACTGAGAtccagtgttgttgttgttgtcgttgTTGTCGTTGCTGTTGTTAGTAGCAACAGCAGCAGAGGAAGCAGTAGTAGTGGTTCCGGAAATAGTAGTGTTTTAATGGTAATATTATATAACGATAGCTACTATAATAGCATAGTATTAGCATAATAATGGCTATGCtcatttatacatatataaacacatacattttaGCATATTATACTCCCTATTAATATCCATATATCTTTATTAACAACTTTTACCATTtgtatcattattattactattagaaGCAGTGGCaatttattaataaacaatGTCTACCtccaaaatgtatttaatatacagcactgtgcaaatgttttaggctccagagattgagatttaaaaagttatttatctgagcagtaagagtttatatgataaaaacaaacaaacaaacaaacaacaaataacacccaacattagaataaattcaataacattattccagtgtgatactctgtgtgtgaatgtgttggtttaactttgtccaaatctctcctcgtggagtctgtattatttgaggttatcatccaacatctagttttaccggttaataaataaataacgattttaaataatgtgtgctgttgatttaataaattcatgcaaatcaaggagaatctgaacaaaacattgttcttcaaactcactctcacctactactttatataaaattatttattaattattattattattattattattattattattatttgtattattatttgtatttactgtgattatatataactttatacaagcaccaacCTCACAGAGAAggcattaatttaaatatatatcattatcttaggggcctaagacttctgcacagtactgtgtagtCATTGTTCTTAGCAAAAATAGTTGTCCTTTGCTATTTTCACTAACACGTTTAAAGTGTAAAATAGCTCAAAGTTTCAGCAgcagattttattatttttggggttttctcctttaaacgaaactgctttttttttcctgtcacTCAGCCCCTCCCACTCCAGGCTCCACCCGCTTACATTTAGCTCTCTCCACACTAGAGGAGCTCCAGAAAAAAGCCACAGCACGAGCCCTGCGCCAGTCCCTCAACCAAACTTCAAAGGAGACACGTGAAATTGTAATAACactgtaattattaaaatgtactaATGCTTTCATCATTATTACAAACAAATGCGGCTATTACTGATGTATGAATACTGCCCTTTGTcagtgtatatacatatatctgCTACAATTTATTATCAAATACATTACATTTCCGttcctactactactactactactactaataataataataataataataataataataatgtctttctaaattaaatgaaatatcagAATAATAACAGAATAGTGTTTGCTAAACGAGGTGAAATGTGGTCTGTTGTTTTGCCTATTGTTTTGCaactttgttgttttgttttattttgttttgtttgtttgtttgtttgcttttcctTTCACTATCTTTGTGTTCACCCTTCTCCCCTTCGGCTTAAGGTTTTATCTTGATCTATTGTGGGTGTTTTATTATTTAGCAAATATCTATTATAATAATAGGTTAATGATATAATAATGATATTGTAATAGTATTGTCTTTATtaacagtaaaaacaaataatgtatttgtcaatttacttaattttataataattattattattagagcaATACAGATTCTAATAACACAGTAATATCAGTATAACGATGCTCTAATAATACTGTTCATAAATCAATGTCCATATAGTTTATAATAATTAGTCAATGTTATAACATAGTAATAacagtatagtatagtattGACTGTGATTTGAACTGATGGTGTGATTTTATTCTGCTGCTTTGTTCTTGTTTATTATGAGGTAGGTTTAACAGAGTCAGATGAGCCCTGGGCAGTTAGAGTCTGACGGTGAAAAGTTGTTTAATCGCGCTCTTGTTTTCCTCTTGTTTCTGGAGGACTGGACTTTTCTGGGGTTCTTGTAtaactttgttgttttctttttaattttttttcagtggcCCCTCCCACCCTCGGCTCCTCCCATCGCATCTTGCCCCTTGTCCTCCTTTATAAGAGCTCCAAGAGTGTGTCCGGATCCgagcaagaaaaaaaacccacagcgTGGCGCACGGGGCCACAGCGCGAGCGCTGCGCGAGACCCTCAccagagctttttttttcaaacaagaaagagcccccctccccccacacacacactcatatacacacacacacagacactcacagcCCCACGCCCACGCGTGCCCTTCTCCGTCTCACTAGCGCGCTATGTTCGACGAAGAGTCGACGCCGCCCGAGGAGTCGAGTTCCCCGGTGTCGCCCGTTGACAGCCTCGGCAACAGCAACAGCGCAagcgaggaggaggaggcggcCGCGGCTGACGCCAGGCCACAGAGGCGCGGGGGCGCGCGGAAGAGGCGCGCGAACGCGGGGAGTCCCGCACCGCCAGGGAAGCGCGGCAAGCGGAGCGCGGGAGGAAGCGCGAGCCACAACGGCAGCAGCAGCCCGCAGTCCTTCGAGGAGCTGCAGACCCAGCGCGTGATGGCCAACGTGCGCGAGCGTCAGCGCACGCAGTCGCTGAACGAGGCGTTCGCGTCCCTGCGCAAGATCATCCCCACGCTGCCGTCGGACAAGCTCAGCAAGATCCAGACGCTCAAGCTGGCCGCGCGTTACATCGACTTCTTGTGGCAGGTGCTGCAGAGCGACGAGCTGGACTCCAAGGTGTCCAGCAGCTGCAGCTACGTGGCGCACGAGCGCCTCAGCTACGCCTTCTCCGTGTGGCGCATGGAGGGCGCGTGGTCCGTGTCGACGTCCCACTAGCGACGGAGCCCACGCTCGAGGAGGGAAAGGTGGCGCGAGCACGGTACGCAAACCTCGGAGTCGTGGGGAGTGGGTGTACGGGCCTTTAGCGCGGCGCTGGTGTGGAATAACGGTCATTCGCAAAGCTGCTTTTCCAGCTGTTCTGCATggctgctgtttttgttttatttgtttgtttatgtttatttgctttggtctttgttttattatttggaggaggtggtggaatCAATCCCATGCAAATATTTAAGAGAAGGATATAGGTTTTGGTTTGAAATGGCTGCAAAAGCACCAGGAGCTTCAGCTTTCAGAAATGGAAGTCATTTGCAAAGTATTTTCATATCAATAGTGCCACCTTTAAATAAAGACGGTAGGGTTTGCTTTGATGTAGTGTCAGACAATTGCAACCGTAATATTTTTGAATGATTACTCTTAGTTGGGACAATGGTAGTCATTTGCAGAGCTTATTTAACACACTCTCAGACAAGGGTTCTacacaaaaacatgaacaaCATGCTTCTTCCGAAGGATGGGGAAAGACTTGTGTATGGTTCTATGTACAGAACATATTTTATAATGGTTCTTCTATTGACACAAAGTTGAGAACATAAAAGTAGCAGCACTCATTTGGTTCTTTATTGAATCATATATAACATTTCCTTCGTGAGTCCAAGGGTTTACAGTGCAAAGTCTGTTCTGAGTGTTAACAGTTCTACATAGAACCATTTGAGTTTTGTAAAGAACCTTTGAAGAACCTTCATCATTATTACTGTGGAAACTTAGAGAAACTAGAGGATGTATGACTTGGTTTGGTGATGCGTTGCAGCATTTCAAGCAGCTTTTATAGTTTCATTGTATTTACTCTTATTTTGAAGACTGTTGGGGTTGGGAATGGTAGTCATGTTTCGTAGTCATTCAGAGATTACATTTAGAGGATATTTTTGACACAGTTTCAGCTTCTATAGCCTATAGTTTTGCGGCCTGCGTTCTCATACACAAACCTTTTTTATCTCACGGTTCACACGGGCCTAAGCTTTCATTTGTTGGTGGCATCTTTTTGGAGGGAAAATGGTAGTCATTTGCTCAGCATGTTACATTTCCTATACACTTAGAGGATGACTAAATTTAAGGGTTGGTGTACATTGAGACAGACATCATTGTCCAAGCTTTTACTGCTTTGTGATATTTTCTCTGGTAGTTTTAGCTGTGCATTTCCGGGAATTGTAGTCATTTGCAAAAGCTTGTTGAACCGATATACACGTCTGTGGATTGGATACGTATACGAGCTTGTAACAGCTCCCCTTAGCAGCTTTTATATATTAACATATTCCTGCATTGTGTGGCTTACAGTTTATACATAAAAGGTAGTCATTTGCAAAGTAAACCAAGCCATCAAAGGACATAGTATTACTCCTCAGGACTCTTGATACTAAAGTGGATAGAGGGGCGATGTGGGtacatttttaaccattttttCATACCACTCTGAAGTTAGataccatttttaaaaaggaagtCATTTGCAAACATTACACAAGCCTTATGCACAAGTTTAAATGAGTGCGTTAGACAAGAATAGTCCATGCAACAGGCTTCTCCCATGACATGTGTGTGTCAGCAGTCATCACACACATGTGTTTTTATCATTGTGTATGAATTAGGCCACTCAGACGGTCCACATGTTGACACTGACATATGCTGAAGGTCAGCTGCTGTAACGGCCAGCTTTGTTTTCCAAagtatgatgtcatttcaaacaaaaaaaattccagTATCAAAGCAGAGGGTGGTATACTCACGGTAGTTCTCCAGCGTGTGCCCAGAGCCTATCCTAGACCCTCTAAacctctaaccctaaccctacatCACACAGGGAGCTTTAGTAGCAGTGTGGCAGGCTTTATTTGCCCCAAAACATGACCCTGACTCCTTGATCCAACCTGGTAAATGAAGCCGGTAGCACTTCAGGTTCAGGGACTGTTTATGTTGGTCTGTGTTTGCTAATCTGTTCGGAAATTTAAATCATAATAAAGTCTACAAAAAAGCTCCCTGTGCACCTTTTATAAAGAGGGTTCTTAAAAGGGTTATTTAGTTTAAACCACAGAATGATCTGCAGGttaaaatggttcttcagactgatggaggagGTGTTGTCTATGGTGTTCTCTACAGAATACAACAGAAGAGCATTATTTTGGAAGAACAGTGTTATCCTAGAACTCACAGTTCTAAATACAACCCATTGTCTTTACAAAGAGTCAGTTTTAAAGAGTGTATAGAGATTTTCAGgcctgtgttttataaaggctTTGATAGGGACTGGAAAAAACTGCATATGAGCTTTGTTCCCAGTTCCATAAAGTATtctgtggttttaaaaacagtgaTCATTTGAAAATCTATTGTATGCACAGCTATCAACGACAGAACAGATTAATACATGCTGTGGACGCCAGTGAttctgacctctctctctctctctctctctctctctctctctctctctctttctctctgtgcagGTTTACGTATTTCCTGGAGCAGCAGGAGCGCAGAGCGGAGCAGCAGCCAGAGCTCCACGTTCAGAGCAGTGTACTCGGATTACACAAAGGAAAAATGGGGGAGAGTTTTTGGAGCGTGCATGGCAAGCACTCGGGACAGACCGAGCACCAGGAACTTGCACGCACATCTGTACACATCTGTACACATTTGTACACATCTGGCTCAAGgctgaggagctgtgtgtgagagctttctttctctctctctctctctctctctctttctctctctctctctatgtgctCGGACAATGCGGCCTAGTCTCTGGACAGACAAACAGACTCCATACTTCAGCAGCAGGACACGCTCATGGAATTTATTTGATGGAAGAAAGAGCCTCGGCTCATATCTGGACATTCCTTCTCCGtctctccccccctccctccctccactcTGGGTCCTGagacgtttatttatttattgatgctGGTCAGAAAACAAGACTGGATCTGGGGTCCTCGTGCCAtatctgtgtttttatgttgtaaatatatgtttggatttatgttttgtttttttgtttgtttgtttgtttatgttttttttttcctatgaaATAAAACTGGTTTGAATATGTCATGCTTCAGAGGCCAGTTTATTAGCCCCTTCACGTTGTTTTTGTcgttttatttcaaataaaaactCTATTAAAATAGCAGCTGTAGCACAGTCCTGTAACGGGGCCATAATTCAAGTCAAAACAATGCATCAGTGAAAATGCAATGGACTTTAAAACTTGCaggttgtgttttgttttcgttGCTTAAAATGAAGTTTATCAAAAcaatataacaataaaaaaataacaaaatgacAATGTAATAATGAATAACTACTAATTATTAGTAATACATTGATATTATAATGAAGTCTTCTTTCAGGACTGTAACTAATTTAATTATCATTACTTTACTATTAGTTTGTAATTAATTGAGACATGGTTTAACACATTATTATTGACCAGTATTGTTAACGATAATTAGATA encodes:
- the LOC136699148 gene encoding protein Fer3, coding for MDTQRPVLDPAMFNFVSDINCADTTARDVFGPAEGLDAPHSYHLDHLDHLNHLSLQGSHRDLSSGAVTQTLDFSPDPATVYGGLPRGGRAKRKRVISNVQRQAANIRERKRMFSLNEAFDALRKKVPTFAYEKRLSRIETLKLAIVYISFMTELLEK
- the twist1a gene encoding twist-related protein 1a; protein product: MFDEESTPPEESSSPVSPVDSLGNSNSASEEEEAAAADARPQRRGGARKRRANAGSPAPPGKRGKRSAGGSASHNGSSSPQSFEELQTQRVMANVRERQRTQSLNEAFASLRKIIPTLPSDKLSKIQTLKLAARYIDFLWQVLQSDELDSKVSSSCSYVAHERLSYAFSVWRMEGAWSVSTSH